The following proteins are co-located in the Acidimicrobiales bacterium genome:
- a CDS encoding sulfite exporter TauE/SafE family protein, whose protein sequence is MRALIASPLGFLIGLSLGALGAGGSVLAVPVLVYAAGEGARAATATSLLVVGAAAVVGMVAHHRVGRVRVGMGVAFGLAGVGGSVAGSVLNRHLDPNALLLAFSVMVLVAAWRMLVGCPTCTRAGESRALTRPVPPGQEGGGLRVALRHRVDAKVAAAVLAAGTGIGVVTGLFGVGGGFVIVPALTLLLGLNMPDAIGTSLLVIAINSASALVTRVATTGIDWRVALPFTVAAVAGVVSGKRLGSGLDPERSLRYFAAVLVAVAIYIAVRAGTGLVN, encoded by the coding sequence GTGCGAGCGCTTATAGCCTCCCCACTCGGTTTCCTGATCGGCCTGTCGCTGGGGGCCCTCGGAGCAGGCGGCTCGGTACTCGCGGTGCCCGTCCTCGTGTACGCCGCCGGCGAAGGCGCTCGCGCTGCGACCGCCACCAGCCTCCTGGTGGTCGGCGCCGCCGCGGTCGTGGGGATGGTCGCTCACCACCGGGTAGGACGGGTTCGGGTCGGCATGGGGGTGGCCTTCGGTCTCGCCGGGGTCGGCGGGTCTGTCGCGGGCAGCGTCCTGAACCGCCACCTCGACCCCAACGCCCTTCTCCTCGCTTTCAGCGTGATGGTGCTGGTGGCGGCGTGGCGGATGCTCGTGGGCTGCCCGACCTGCACGCGTGCCGGGGAGAGCCGGGCACTGACCCGCCCGGTGCCGCCGGGCCAGGAGGGCGGGGGCCTGCGAGTTGCACTTCGCCACCGTGTCGACGCCAAGGTCGCCGCCGCCGTGCTGGCCGCCGGCACTGGCATCGGGGTCGTCACGGGGCTGTTCGGTGTCGGCGGAGGCTTCGTGATAGTACCCGCCCTCACCCTCCTGCTCGGCCTGAACATGCCCGACGCGATCGGGACATCCCTGCTCGTCATCGCCATCAACTCGGCCAGCGCTCTGGTGACCCGGGTGGCCACCACCGGCATCGACTGGCGGGTCGCCCTGCCCTTCACGGTCGCCGCTGTCGCGGGAGTCGTGTCCGGCAAGCGGTTGGGAAGCGGGCTCGACCCCGAACGCAGCCTGCGGTACTTCGCAGCCGTGTTGGTCGCCGTCGCCATATACATAGCCGTGCGCGCCGGGACCGGCCTGGTGAACTGA
- a CDS encoding ArsI/CadI family heavy metal resistance metalloenzyme, whose translation MFVNVTSEVSVSRVQLALNVADIDEAVAFYSKLFATEPAKVRDGYANFAIADPPLKLVLIEDPNQTPGSLNHLGVEVETTELVAAAEARLAGEGLATAVEEQTACCYAVQDKVWVDGPSGEPWEIYTVLADTEMPAGQLRSAAPGESACCTTRPEPVGLSTSQRGSCC comes from the coding sequence ATGTTTGTCAATGTTACCTCGGAGGTCAGCGTGTCTCGTGTCCAACTCGCCTTGAACGTCGCCGATATCGACGAGGCCGTGGCCTTCTACTCGAAGCTCTTCGCCACCGAGCCGGCCAAGGTCAGGGACGGCTACGCCAACTTCGCAATCGCTGACCCGCCCCTCAAGCTGGTCCTCATCGAAGACCCCAACCAGACCCCCGGTTCCCTGAACCACCTGGGCGTCGAGGTGGAGACCACCGAGCTGGTGGCCGCCGCCGAGGCCCGCCTGGCCGGAGAGGGCCTGGCAACTGCGGTGGAGGAGCAAACAGCATGCTGCTACGCCGTGCAGGACAAGGTGTGGGTGGACGGCCCTAGCGGAGAGCCGTGGGAGATCTACACCGTGCTGGCCGACACCGAGATGCCGGCGGGACAGCTGCGCTCCGCCGCGCCCGGCGAATCCGCATGCTGCACCACCCGACCCGAACCGGTCGGTCTGTCGACCAGCCAGCGCGGCTCGTGCTGCTGA
- a CDS encoding metalloregulator ArsR/SmtB family transcription factor — protein MAKTAVAARAAVADATSAVCCPSVLAAPLDLDDAQELSRGFGALGDPVRLRVLSMLAAAPQGEICVCDFVGPLGKTQGTVSHHLRILAEAGLVHGDRRGRWVWYSLDRDRLATLKGALEA, from the coding sequence ATGGCAAAGACGGCCGTAGCAGCCAGAGCCGCCGTGGCAGACGCGACCAGCGCCGTGTGCTGCCCTTCGGTACTGGCCGCCCCCTTGGACCTCGACGACGCCCAGGAACTGTCCCGCGGGTTCGGCGCTCTGGGAGACCCGGTGCGCCTGCGGGTCCTGTCGATGCTGGCAGCCGCCCCGCAGGGCGAGATCTGCGTCTGCGACTTCGTCGGACCGCTCGGCAAGACCCAGGGGACTGTGTCACACCACCTCAGGATCCTTGCCGAGGCGGGCCTCGTGCACGGCGACCGGCGAGGTAGGTGGGTGTGGTACTCCCTCGACCGCGACCGGTTGGCCACCTTGAAAGGCGCCCTCGAAGCCTGA
- a CDS encoding MBL fold metallo-hydrolase, protein MFFRQYELGCLSLYSYMIGDTTTGRAVVIDPQRDIGIYLEEAAASGLKIERVIETHFHADFVSGHLELARATGAVISYGPGAETEFPIEPLADGQRLLLGDVVLEVRATPGHTPESISLVVWENGGAGDPWAVLTGDTLFIGDVGRPDLLASAGISPEALARQLYRSLHEKLLTLPEATRVFPAHGAGSSCGRAMSSDPSSTIGEQRRTNYALAPIGEEAFVAAVAGDQPTVPAYFAFAASTNRRHHVLHDDSELPPSLSIEEVSEHQRLGAVVVDARSPQAFSSGHLEGSVNVDLDGRFAEYAGALVEPGRPVVVVTDAGREAEARTRLARVGCDNVVGHLPAIEVVLADHPGMSSRARRLPNADLAEWMSADPDLQVLDVRNSSELQGGMIPGSKAVPLAVLRDRLGELDPGRDVVVVCASGSRSSMAASLLRSEGFATVADLLGGFDAWASAGLPVAGPRV, encoded by the coding sequence GTGTTCTTCCGCCAGTACGAGCTTGGATGCCTGTCGCTCTACAGCTACATGATCGGCGACACGACCACCGGGCGGGCCGTGGTGATCGACCCGCAGCGAGACATCGGCATCTACCTCGAAGAAGCCGCCGCGAGCGGCCTGAAGATCGAGCGGGTGATCGAAACCCACTTCCACGCCGATTTCGTCTCCGGCCATTTGGAGTTGGCCCGCGCGACGGGGGCCGTCATCTCGTACGGCCCCGGAGCCGAGACGGAATTCCCGATCGAGCCCCTTGCCGACGGGCAGCGGCTGCTGCTGGGAGATGTCGTACTGGAGGTACGCGCCACCCCCGGCCATACTCCTGAATCGATCTCGCTCGTCGTCTGGGAGAACGGAGGCGCCGGCGACCCGTGGGCCGTGCTGACCGGGGACACCCTGTTCATCGGTGACGTCGGCCGGCCGGACCTGCTGGCATCCGCGGGGATCTCCCCGGAAGCTCTGGCACGGCAGCTGTACCGCTCGCTGCACGAGAAGCTACTGACGCTCCCCGAGGCGACCCGGGTCTTCCCCGCCCACGGCGCGGGATCGTCGTGCGGGCGGGCCATGTCGTCGGATCCCAGCTCCACCATCGGCGAGCAACGCAGGACCAACTACGCGCTGGCCCCGATCGGCGAGGAAGCGTTCGTAGCCGCGGTTGCCGGCGACCAGCCGACCGTCCCCGCGTACTTCGCTTTCGCCGCTTCCACCAACCGCCGCCACCACGTTCTGCACGACGACAGCGAGCTTCCCCCGTCGCTGTCAATCGAGGAGGTCAGCGAACACCAGCGGCTCGGCGCGGTGGTGGTCGACGCCCGATCGCCACAGGCCTTCAGTTCGGGGCACCTCGAAGGGTCGGTCAACGTCGACCTCGACGGGCGCTTCGCCGAGTACGCCGGCGCCCTGGTGGAGCCGGGACGGCCGGTCGTCGTGGTGACCGACGCCGGCAGGGAGGCCGAGGCCAGGACGAGGCTCGCGCGGGTCGGCTGCGACAACGTCGTCGGGCACCTCCCCGCAATCGAAGTGGTGCTGGCGGACCATCCCGGCATGTCCAGCCGCGCCAGGCGCCTCCCCAACGCGGACCTCGCCGAGTGGATGTCCGCGGATCCAGACCTGCAGGTGCTCGACGTGCGCAACTCCTCCGAGCTACAGGGCGGGATGATCCCCGGATCGAAGGCGGTGCCGCTCGCAGTGCTACGCGACCGGCTGGGCGAGCTCGACCCTGGGCGCGACGTCGTGGTCGTGTGCGCGTCAGGTAGCCGCTCCTCCATGGCCGCGTCGTTGCTCCGATCGGAGGGTTTCGCCACCGTCGCCGACCTGCTCGGCGGCTTCGACGCGTGGGCGTCGGCGGGGCTTCCGGTCGCCGGCCCCAGGGTTTGA
- a CDS encoding class I SAM-dependent methyltransferase, which yields MDRNDWDARYAGDELLWSAEPNRFLVEEVSDLPPGRVLDVACGEGRNAIWLASRGWRATGVDFSEVGLAKADRLGRRSGVDVDWVVADLMEWAPDSEAFDLVIIFYLQLPADRRRKVYRNMAAGLAPGGTILVVGHDSDNLARGYGGPQDPSVLFSTNDVAGDLAGLEIVKAQQVLRTVKTDEGEKTAIDALVRAVRR from the coding sequence ATGGACCGAAACGACTGGGACGCCCGCTACGCCGGCGACGAGTTGCTCTGGTCGGCCGAGCCGAACCGCTTCTTGGTGGAGGAGGTCTCCGACCTGCCGCCTGGGCGGGTCCTGGACGTCGCTTGCGGGGAGGGTCGCAACGCGATCTGGCTCGCCAGCCGCGGTTGGCGAGCAACGGGAGTCGACTTCTCCGAGGTGGGCCTAGCCAAGGCGGACCGTCTCGGCCGGCGCAGCGGTGTGGACGTCGACTGGGTCGTTGCGGACCTCATGGAATGGGCACCCGATTCAGAGGCCTTCGACCTGGTCATCATCTTCTACCTGCAGTTGCCCGCAGACCGGCGCAGGAAGGTGTACCGGAACATGGCGGCCGGCCTGGCCCCGGGCGGCACGATCCTGGTGGTGGGCCATGACTCCGACAACCTCGCCCGGGGCTACGGCGGCCCGCAGGATCCGTCGGTGCTCTTCAGCACCAACGACGTCGCCGGCGACCTGGCCGGCCTCGAGATCGTCAAGGCGCAGCAGGTGCTCAGGACCGTCAAGACAGATGAAGGCGAGAAGACCGCGATCGACGCCCTGGTGCGCGCCGTACGGCGATGA
- the arsB gene encoding ACR3 family arsenite efflux transporter: protein MGDVLTAGPVPDDDRPVIARLSFVDRFLPVWIILAMAAGIGLGRAIPSLNTHLNAIQVTSGTSLPIFIGLLVMMYPVLAKVRYGQIGSVTQDRPMLISSLVLNWLVGPAVMFAFAWLMLPDQPAYRTGLIIVGLARCIAMVLIWNDLSCGDREAAAVLVALNSLFQIVMFSVLGYFYLKVLPGWLGLSTVGLHLSIGRIAETVAIFLGVPLVAGFLTRTIGERTRGREWYESVLLPRLGPFALYGLLYTIVILFALQGHTITSRPEDVARIALPLLAYFAVMWFGSFMLGRRIGLGYERTATLAFTAAGNNFELAIAVAIGVFGVTSGEALAGVVGPLIEVPVLVGLVYVALWARRRLYPELSTPRAKEVR from the coding sequence TTGGGTGACGTTCTGACAGCCGGGCCGGTGCCCGACGACGACCGGCCCGTCATCGCCCGGCTGTCGTTCGTGGACCGCTTCCTGCCGGTGTGGATCATCCTTGCCATGGCCGCCGGCATCGGCCTGGGCCGGGCGATACCGAGCCTGAACACGCATCTCAACGCCATCCAGGTCACCTCCGGTACGTCGCTGCCCATCTTCATCGGACTGCTCGTGATGATGTACCCGGTGCTGGCCAAGGTCCGCTACGGCCAGATCGGCTCGGTCACCCAAGACCGGCCGATGCTGATCTCGTCCCTGGTGCTCAACTGGCTTGTCGGCCCGGCAGTGATGTTCGCCTTTGCCTGGCTGATGCTCCCCGACCAACCCGCTTACCGCACCGGTCTGATCATCGTCGGCCTGGCTCGCTGCATCGCGATGGTCCTCATCTGGAACGACCTCTCCTGCGGCGACCGCGAAGCCGCCGCCGTGCTCGTCGCGCTGAACTCGCTGTTCCAGATCGTGATGTTCTCGGTTCTCGGCTACTTCTACCTGAAAGTCCTCCCCGGGTGGCTGGGCCTGTCGACGGTCGGGCTTCATCTGTCGATCGGCCGTATCGCCGAGACGGTGGCCATTTTCTTGGGAGTGCCTCTCGTCGCGGGCTTCCTCACGCGCACCATCGGAGAGCGCACCAGAGGACGGGAATGGTACGAGAGCGTGCTGCTGCCCCGGCTCGGCCCCTTCGCCCTCTACGGCCTGCTCTACACCATCGTCATCCTCTTCGCCCTCCAGGGCCACACCATCACCTCCCGCCCCGAGGACGTCGCCCGCATCGCACTGCCACTGCTGGCCTACTTCGCCGTCATGTGGTTCGGATCGTTCATGCTCGGCCGGCGCATCGGCCTCGGCTACGAACGCACCGCCACCCTGGCGTTCACCGCGGCCGGAAACAACTTCGAGCTGGCCATCGCAGTCGCCATCGGTGTGTTCGGCGTGACCAGCGGCGAAGCCCTGGCCGGCGTCGTCGGTCCGCTCATCGAAGTCCCAGTCCTGGTGGGGCTGGTATACGTCGCATTGTGGGCCCGCAGGCGCTTGTACCCAGAGCTCTCCACCCCCCGAGCAAAGGAAGTCAGGTGA
- a CDS encoding sulfurtransferase TusA family protein, translated as MEQTATTTLVDSRGSACPGPITDLALAYRRSKVGDVIELWATDPGVKPDVRAWAAKTGNQVMSIEDHDGKIVVVVQITKR; from the coding sequence ATGGAACAGACGGCAACGACGACCCTGGTTGACTCGCGGGGTTCCGCGTGCCCGGGGCCCATCACCGACCTGGCCCTCGCCTACAGGCGCTCAAAGGTCGGGGACGTGATCGAGCTGTGGGCGACCGACCCCGGTGTCAAGCCGGACGTGCGGGCCTGGGCGGCCAAGACCGGCAACCAGGTCATGTCGATCGAGGACCACGACGGCAAAATCGTCGTCGTGGTGCAGATCACCAAGCGCTGA
- the trxA gene encoding thioredoxin: MTNKIVACPSCDVRNRVPGAASGVPRCASCHSPLPWLVEATDSDFDAASHAPVPVLVDLWAPWCGPCHMVSPAVERAALELAGQLKVVKVDVDRAPGISTRLGVQGIPTLLVLEGGEEVARQVGAVPENHLLAWIRSFTAAPASKVGS; this comes from the coding sequence ATGACCAACAAAATCGTGGCCTGCCCGTCCTGCGACGTCCGCAATCGGGTCCCCGGTGCGGCGTCCGGTGTCCCCCGGTGCGCGTCCTGCCACAGCCCGCTTCCTTGGCTGGTGGAGGCCACCGATTCTGACTTCGACGCCGCCAGTCACGCCCCTGTGCCCGTCCTGGTGGACCTGTGGGCGCCGTGGTGCGGACCCTGCCACATGGTCTCCCCGGCCGTCGAGCGTGCCGCGCTGGAACTCGCCGGGCAGCTGAAGGTGGTCAAGGTCGACGTGGACCGAGCCCCGGGTATCTCCACGCGGCTGGGAGTGCAAGGCATCCCGACCCTTCTCGTGCTCGAGGGGGGTGAGGAGGTCGCCCGCCAGGTCGGAGCGGTACCCGAGAACCACCTCCTGGCGTGGATCCGGTCCTTCACCGCGGCTCCCGCGTCCAAGGTCGGGTCCTGA
- a CDS encoding DUF302 domain-containing protein, producing MTEREEHPMQYGKSVRLKVAFTEAVPRVKEAFAAQGFGTLTEIDVRATLQAKLGAEIEPYVILGACNPQLAQRALDVTRDIGLLLPCNVVVREEDGGVVVQALDPSIIATVPGIAELEPIAAEAARRIDAALATLEETR from the coding sequence GTGACCGAGAGAGAGGAACACCCGATGCAGTACGGCAAGAGCGTCAGGTTGAAGGTCGCCTTCACAGAGGCGGTGCCCAGGGTCAAGGAGGCATTCGCCGCCCAGGGCTTCGGGACACTCACCGAGATCGACGTGCGCGCAACCCTGCAGGCGAAGCTGGGTGCGGAGATCGAGCCGTACGTGATCCTCGGCGCGTGCAACCCTCAACTCGCCCAGCGGGCCCTGGACGTGACACGCGACATCGGTCTCCTGCTGCCCTGCAACGTCGTGGTCCGCGAGGAGGACGGCGGCGTTGTGGTCCAGGCGCTCGACCCCTCGATCATCGCAACGGTCCCAGGCATCGCCGAGCTCGAACCCATCGCCGCGGAAGCCGCCCGTCGCATCGACGCAGCGCTCGCCACATTGGAGGAAACGCGATGA
- a CDS encoding MMPL family transporter, translating into MNNLDPEPRPAGGEADVAHHSGWMPRLGAWAATHLRAVLLIWAVVIVAFGFFAPKVQSALAGAGWQDSTSQSVAARNVIQRDFSGLGASALQVVVVDHQRPIATDPAARAVVAHVTALLRGDSRISTVVAPQPGLSLSADGRTGIITAGAAADTNAMVKAAEQLAGPVTRAGNASVSATLTGDSALWANFNTANHSAMMRSELLSWPVTLAILAVAFGSLVAAGLPLMLTMAGLLVAAGALVLADKVAPVSIWALNFALMFALALGIDYALFVVVRFRSALHRRGAVPGDRSATVESIAETMATAGKAVAFSALTVLASLAAILLVPSPAFRSMALGIMVAVVAVLAATLTLLPAVLGRLGTRIDAGRIRLRRGSAAAGHVHGHQLEQRLHAWGRAVWRHPIPAALGALVVLALAAAPVIGLRTSMPSITIIPASANARIGYDQVTQAFGPGAPGTLQVLVPAAQQSAALHSLQGAPGVAAVVPGPSAAGWTLDQVVPVSGPSTAETGATIDRVRHLLPAGSLVGGAAAENHDLQHALASRTPLVFGVLAGMGFLLLLVALGAPLVAAAGVAVTGLSVAGAFGVARLIFQDGHLSGLLSFTPQGFVDAWGPLFFGAMVFGVAMDYTLFLLSAAKERYETHPDAEHAMTGSVGTSGRVVLSAAAVMIAVFLTFALSGPLAPKEMGVILAVAVALDAFVARLVLLPVLLRFGGHRIWHRPAWLNAVLPHVHFSH; encoded by the coding sequence GTGAACAACCTGGACCCCGAACCCCGCCCTGCCGGCGGCGAAGCGGATGTCGCGCACCACAGCGGCTGGATGCCGCGGCTGGGAGCTTGGGCCGCAACACACCTGAGGGCGGTCCTGCTGATCTGGGCCGTGGTCATCGTGGCGTTCGGTTTCTTCGCCCCGAAGGTTCAGTCCGCGCTCGCCGGCGCCGGCTGGCAGGACTCGACCAGCCAGTCCGTCGCTGCTCGCAACGTCATCCAGCGTGACTTCTCCGGTCTGGGCGCCAGCGCGCTGCAGGTCGTCGTCGTCGACCACCAAAGACCGATCGCCACCGACCCGGCCGCCCGGGCGGTCGTCGCCCATGTGACGGCCTTGTTGCGCGGCGATTCACGGATCTCCACGGTCGTCGCCCCCCAGCCGGGACTGTCTCTGTCGGCTGACGGGCGCACCGGGATCATCACCGCCGGGGCTGCCGCCGACACCAACGCGATGGTCAAGGCGGCCGAGCAACTCGCCGGGCCCGTCACCCGGGCGGGGAACGCATCGGTCAGCGCGACGTTGACGGGCGACAGCGCCCTGTGGGCAAACTTCAACACCGCCAACCACTCGGCCATGATGCGCTCGGAGTTGCTGTCCTGGCCGGTCACCTTGGCCATCCTGGCCGTGGCATTCGGCAGCCTTGTCGCCGCCGGCCTCCCCCTCATGCTCACCATGGCCGGGCTGCTCGTCGCCGCCGGGGCCCTGGTCCTCGCCGACAAGGTGGCACCGGTCTCCATCTGGGCGTTGAACTTCGCCTTGATGTTCGCCCTCGCCTTGGGCATCGACTACGCCCTGTTCGTGGTGGTCCGCTTCCGATCCGCCCTGCATCGACGCGGCGCCGTCCCAGGGGACCGCTCGGCCACGGTCGAATCGATCGCCGAGACGATGGCCACCGCCGGCAAGGCCGTTGCCTTCTCCGCTCTGACGGTACTGGCCTCACTGGCGGCGATACTGCTGGTACCCAGCCCCGCCTTCCGTTCCATGGCCCTGGGCATCATGGTGGCCGTGGTGGCCGTGCTGGCCGCGACCTTGACCCTCCTACCGGCGGTCCTGGGCCGGCTGGGCACCAGAATCGACGCCGGGCGGATCCGGCTTCGCCGCGGTTCCGCGGCCGCCGGCCATGTCCACGGCCACCAACTCGAACAGCGCCTCCACGCCTGGGGCCGGGCCGTCTGGCGCCACCCCATCCCCGCCGCGCTCGGCGCCCTCGTCGTGCTGGCGCTGGCCGCGGCCCCCGTCATCGGCCTTCGCACCTCGATGCCATCGATAACCATCATCCCCGCGTCGGCCAATGCCCGCATCGGCTACGACCAGGTCACCCAGGCGTTTGGGCCCGGAGCGCCCGGCACGCTTCAGGTACTGGTCCCCGCCGCCCAACAGAGCGCCGCCTTGCACAGCCTGCAAGGCGCACCCGGCGTCGCCGCCGTTGTCCCCGGACCCAGCGCCGCGGGCTGGACCCTCGACCAGGTGGTGCCGGTAAGCGGACCGTCGACCGCAGAGACCGGCGCGACCATCGACCGCGTGCGGCACCTGCTTCCGGCCGGCAGCCTGGTCGGGGGTGCCGCCGCCGAGAACCACGACCTGCAACACGCGCTGGCGAGCCGCACCCCGCTCGTGTTCGGCGTGCTCGCCGGGATGGGATTCCTCCTGCTGCTCGTTGCCCTGGGCGCGCCGCTGGTCGCCGCGGCCGGGGTGGCCGTCACCGGGCTGTCGGTCGCCGGCGCCTTCGGCGTCGCCAGGCTCATCTTCCAAGACGGACACCTCTCCGGGCTGCTCAGCTTCACCCCCCAGGGATTCGTCGACGCATGGGGCCCGTTGTTCTTCGGGGCCATGGTCTTCGGGGTCGCCATGGACTACACCCTGTTCCTTCTGTCCGCGGCCAAGGAACGCTACGAGACCCATCCCGACGCGGAGCACGCAATGACCGGCTCGGTCGGCACGTCCGGGCGTGTGGTGCTCTCCGCGGCGGCGGTCATGATCGCGGTGTTCTTGACCTTCGCCCTCTCCGGCCCACTCGCGCCCAAGGAGATGGGGGTGATCCTGGCTGTAGCCGTGGCCCTGGACGCATTCGTGGCCCGGCTGGTCCTGCTGCCCGTCCTGCTCCGATTCGGCGGCCACCGCATCTGGCACCGCCCCGCGTGGCTGAACGCAGTACTACCCCATGTGCACTTTTCCCACTGA
- a CDS encoding metalloregulator ArsR/SmtB family transcription factor yields the protein MTVRFDTRLREELEELTAGVCRALSDPKRLMILYALAEQPRAVGELAELLEVSPSNVSQHLGLLRDRGLVEPQREANRVIYALRDPRVVEAIDVLRAIMSDELDRRRAIRAG from the coding sequence GTGACCGTACGGTTCGATACCCGGTTACGGGAGGAGCTGGAGGAGCTGACTGCGGGGGTATGCCGCGCGTTGTCGGACCCGAAGCGGCTGATGATCCTCTACGCGCTGGCCGAGCAACCCCGTGCGGTGGGTGAGCTCGCGGAGCTCCTGGAGGTGTCGCCGTCGAACGTCTCGCAGCATCTGGGCCTTCTGCGCGACCGGGGCCTCGTCGAGCCTCAGCGCGAGGCCAACAGGGTGATCTACGCGCTGCGCGACCCCAGGGTCGTCGAGGCCATCGACGTCCTGCGGGCGATCATGAGCGACGAGTTGGACCGCCGCCGAGCCATCCGCGCCGGCTGA
- a CDS encoding DsrE/DsrF/DrsH-like family protein — protein MTSVIEVAAPSAVGRTTNKMSIVMFSGTADKFIPLGVLAQAGAAMGMEVEIFVTGFALRAFTKEHPQLPFPAEFAEMAPALAQGMEASHVASWDAMMRQAKHLGAKVHVCSMMCGVMGLTLDDFDAELVDDMVGAATFVQSAEGSETFFI, from the coding sequence ATGACGAGCGTGATCGAAGTCGCGGCGCCGTCTGCCGTAGGGCGGACGACCAACAAGATGTCGATCGTGATGTTCAGCGGCACGGCCGACAAGTTCATTCCGCTCGGTGTCCTCGCGCAGGCCGGCGCAGCCATGGGCATGGAGGTGGAGATCTTCGTGACCGGTTTCGCCTTGCGGGCTTTCACCAAGGAGCACCCGCAGCTGCCGTTCCCGGCCGAGTTCGCGGAGATGGCACCCGCGCTCGCACAGGGCATGGAGGCAAGCCATGTCGCGAGCTGGGACGCCATGATGCGCCAGGCCAAGCACCTGGGTGCCAAGGTGCATGTTTGCTCGATGATGTGCGGGGTGATGGGGCTCACCCTCGACGACTTCGACGCCGAGCTGGTCGACGACATGGTGGGTGCTGCCACGTTCGTGCAGTCGGCCGAGGGAAGCGAGACCTTCTTCATCTGA
- a CDS encoding arsenate reductase ArsC, with product MTRKPVVLFLCIHNSGRSLAAKVLLDHYARGRVEVRSAGSEPGAQLNPSVVAVLQERGLDTSKEFPKPLTDGDAEAADVVVTMGCGDTCPIFPGKRYLDWELQDPAGLPIELVRPIVADIDRRVRSLLAELAGSVGKVHMG from the coding sequence GTGACCCGCAAGCCCGTGGTGCTGTTCCTGTGCATCCACAACTCTGGCCGCAGCCTGGCAGCGAAGGTGCTGCTCGACCACTACGCCCGAGGCCGCGTCGAGGTCCGCTCCGCCGGCTCCGAACCTGGCGCACAGCTCAACCCGTCCGTCGTCGCCGTGCTGCAAGAACGCGGGCTCGACACTTCGAAAGAGTTCCCGAAACCCCTCACCGACGGCGACGCCGAAGCTGCCGATGTCGTGGTCACCATGGGATGCGGCGACACCTGCCCCATCTTCCCCGGCAAGCGCTACCTCGACTGGGAACTCCAAGACCCCGCCGGCCTGCCGATCGAACTGGTGCGGCCCATCGTCGCCGACATCGACCGACGGGTCCGGTCCTTACTGGCCGAGTTGGCAGGCTCAGTGGGAAAAGTGCACATGGGGTAG